A portion of the Manihot esculenta cultivar AM560-2 chromosome 2, M.esculenta_v8, whole genome shotgun sequence genome contains these proteins:
- the LOC110608976 gene encoding delta-aminolevulinic acid dehydratase 1, chloroplastic: MASTKTFSASSTVPAINGLDCNNYVGLKPAVNNLRFNGFKSSVKVFPKRALIVRASESQSGPMKKLGLSDAECEAAVAAGNVPEAPSVPPKPAAPAGTPVVPLLPLSRRPRRNRSSPVLRAAFQETNLSPSNFVYPLFIHEGEQDTPIGAMPGCYRLGWRHGLVEEVAKAREVGVNSIVLFPKVPDALKSPTGDEAYNDNGLVPRAIRLLKDKYPDLVIYTDVALDPYSSDGHDGIVREDGVIMNDETVHQLCKQAVSQARAGADVVSPSDMMDGRVGAIRTALDAEGFHHVSIMSYTAKYASSFYGPFREALDSNPRFGDKKTYQMNPANFREALIEAHEDESEGADILLVKPGLPYLDIIRLLREKSPLPIAAYQVSGEYSMIKAGGVLKMIDEERVMMESLMCLRRAGADIILTYFALQAARCLCGEKR, from the exons ATGGCTTCGACAAAAACCTTCAGTGCTTCCTCTACTGTCCCTGCCATAAACGGTTTAGATTGCAATAACTACGTCGGTTTAAAGCCAGCAGTTAACAATTTGaggtttaatggttttaagaGCTCAGTCAAGGTGTTTCCTAAGCGTGCTTTGATCGTGAGGGCTAGTGAATCGCAGAGTGGGCCAATGAAGAAGTTGGGGCTCAGTGATGCAGAATGTGAAGCGGCCGTGGCGGCCGGAAATGTGCCTGAGGCGCCTTCTGTGCCTCCTAAGCCCGCTGCACCAGCTGGAACTCCTGTGGTTCCTTTGCTT CCACTCAGCAGGCGTCCTCGTCGTAATCGCAGTTCACCTGTGCTCAGAGCAGCATTCCAGGAAACTAATTTATCACCTTCAAATTTTGTCTACCCACTTTTTATTCATGAAG GTGAGCAGGACACACCTATTGGAGCAATGCCTGGATGTTACAGGCTTGGATGGAGACATGGACTAGTGGAAGAG GTAGCAAAGGCTAGGGAGGTTGGTGTTAATAGCATTGTGCTCTTCCCAAAAGTTCCAGATGCTCTGAAG TCACCAACAGGAGATGAAGCATACAATGATAATGGTCTAGTCCCTCGAGCGATACGATTGTTGAAGGATAAATATCCCGATCTT GTTATCTACACTGATGTTGCTCTAGATCCATATTCCTCTGATGGACATGATGGTATTGTCAGAGAAGATG GAGTTATAATGAATGATGAGACAGTGCATCAACTGTGTAAACAAGCTGTTTCTCAG GCTCGAGCTGGGGCAGATGTTGTTAGTCCTAGTGACATGATGGATGGTCGCGTTGGAGCAATTCGGACAGCTCTTGATGCAGAAGGCTTTCATCATGTTTCAATCATGTCCTACACAGCAAA GTATGCTAGCTCATTTTACGGTCCATTCCGAGAAGCATTAGATTCAAATCCACGATTTGGAGACAAAAAGAC CTACCAGATGAATCCAGCAAATTTTAGAGAGGCTCTGATTGAGGCCCATGAAGATGAGTCTGAAGGAGCTGATATCCTTCTG GTGAAACCAGGTCTTCCCTATTTGGATATCATAAGGCTTCTCAGAGAGAAGTCTCCTTTGCCAATTGCTGCATATCAG GTGTCAGGTGAATACTCGATGATTAAGGCTGGGGGAGTTCTCAAAATGATTGACGAAGAAAGGGTGATGATGGAGTCCCTGATGTGTCTGCGACGGGCTGGTGCTGACATCATCCTAACGTATTTTGCTCTACAAGCTGCTAGATGTTTATGTGGTGAGAAGAGGTGA